One window of the Desulfovibrio sp. genome contains the following:
- a CDS encoding sensor histidine kinase, with the protein MNESQCMARLLASAVHDMRNVLAVIRESAGLAQDLASLAGGKTVSAQGTERLSTALGEVQRSIIQGAALSEAMDYMAQAGGMEPGGAGPCDLARVCRSFCLLAARQARAAQIHLTSGETDEPVWANVPPLAVLRSLLEVFDLCASVGGQVNLRLTAGRRQKEEGIIVEALEGANREMALAAMTGSPMLDGIRPGWRAVLMPWRDAGPRFFLSISACDSEGE; encoded by the coding sequence ATGAATGAAAGTCAGTGCATGGCCCGCTTGCTGGCCTCTGCCGTTCACGACATGCGCAACGTGCTGGCGGTGATACGTGAATCAGCCGGTCTGGCGCAGGACCTTGCCTCTCTTGCGGGCGGCAAGACCGTGAGCGCGCAGGGTACAGAGCGCCTTTCAACGGCCCTTGGCGAAGTGCAACGCTCCATCATTCAGGGGGCGGCCCTTTCCGAAGCCATGGACTACATGGCGCAGGCGGGGGGCATGGAGCCGGGCGGCGCTGGCCCCTGCGATCTTGCGCGTGTGTGCCGCAGCTTTTGCCTGCTGGCGGCCCGGCAGGCGCGCGCCGCGCAGATTCACCTGACCAGCGGCGAGACCGACGAGCCCGTGTGGGCAAACGTGCCGCCTCTGGCCGTGCTGCGCTCGCTGCTTGAGGTTTTTGACCTCTGCGCTTCTGTGGGGGGGCAGGTAAACCTGCGCCTTACCGCGGGGCGGCGGCAAAAAGAAGAAGGCATTATTGTAGAGGCACTGGAAGGCGCCAACCGAGAGATGGCCCTTGCGGCCATGACGGGCAGCCCCATGCTCGACGGCATACGCCCCGGCTGGCGTGCCGTGCTTATGCCCTGGCGTGATGCCGGGCCAAGATTTTTCCTTTCCATTTCGGCCTGCGATAGCGAAGGCGAATAA
- a CDS encoding sensor histidine kinase, with amino-acid sequence MFATIKNYFAHLLEVPEAVSPARYRSLRRLMTVLMVAVSVMPLLLLAAISHVQYTRTLERELESPVYALARKSQAALELYLGERISTVSFLAHAYTFKDLLDERTLNRVFLALKSEFQGFVDMGLVDADGRQVGYVGPYKLKGADYAGKPWLRDTEIKGRYLSNAFLGYRGYPHLVVAVHRLEENGVSWTLRVATDTLRIQQVVSTVGPEHDTDVFLVDTEGVLQTDSNLFGKALEKLPLDLPPAAHETVVRRVTDPKGRQLMVASCALAGTDFMLLAVKPTEDAIRPWRSLSTELLLVLCGGIALIFVVSNMLMQQLVNRLQASDERRVAVFAQMEHNQKLSSIGRLAAGVAHEVNNPLAVIYEKAGLAQDLLNMGKVCGEDKDRQRLSALLESIESTVERARGITHRLLGFARRMEANRQALHIEEVITETLGFLEREAKNRGVKFETELPANLPEIVSDRGQLQQVFLNIVGNALDALAGSEGGSQKPQGEERFVKISCQGQGRYMLVSVEDNGKGMSPDVLRHIFEPFYSTKKDKGTGLGMFITYGIVRKLGGEIHVQSEEGRGSIVRITLPLTPPDVAVEV; translated from the coding sequence ATGTTTGCCACGATAAAGAACTATTTCGCGCACCTGCTGGAAGTTCCAGAGGCCGTATCCCCGGCCCGGTATCGATCGCTACGGCGGCTGATGACCGTGCTCATGGTGGCGGTTTCGGTGATGCCCCTGCTGTTGCTGGCGGCTATCAGCCACGTGCAGTATACACGCACCCTGGAACGCGAACTGGAAAGCCCCGTGTATGCGCTGGCCCGCAAGTCGCAGGCGGCACTGGAGCTTTATCTTGGCGAACGTATTTCTACGGTGAGCTTTCTGGCCCACGCCTATACGTTCAAGGACCTGCTGGACGAGCGCACCCTCAACCGTGTGTTTCTGGCCTTGAAAAGTGAGTTTCAGGGCTTTGTGGACATGGGGCTGGTGGATGCCGACGGGCGGCAGGTGGGCTATGTGGGGCCGTACAAGCTCAAGGGCGCTGATTACGCTGGCAAGCCCTGGCTGCGTGATACAGAGATCAAGGGGCGCTACCTCAGTAACGCCTTTCTGGGTTACCGCGGGTATCCGCACCTTGTTGTGGCTGTGCACCGGCTGGAAGAAAACGGCGTTTCATGGACTCTGCGTGTGGCAACCGATACCCTGCGCATCCAGCAGGTGGTTTCTACCGTAGGGCCAGAACACGATACAGACGTGTTTCTGGTAGACACAGAGGGCGTGCTGCAAACGGATTCAAATCTTTTTGGCAAGGCTCTGGAAAAACTGCCTCTTGATCTGCCCCCCGCCGCGCACGAAACCGTGGTGCGCCGGGTTACAGACCCCAAGGGCAGGCAGCTCATGGTTGCTTCGTGCGCGCTGGCTGGCACAGACTTTATGCTGCTGGCCGTCAAGCCCACTGAAGACGCCATCCGCCCCTGGCGGTCGCTGAGTACTGAGCTTCTGCTTGTACTATGCGGCGGCATTGCCCTGATTTTCGTGGTGTCCAACATGCTCATGCAGCAGCTTGTAAACAGGCTGCAGGCAAGCGACGAGCGGCGGGTAGCTGTTTTTGCCCAGATGGAACACAACCAGAAGCTTTCGTCCATCGGGCGGCTGGCAGCTGGCGTGGCCCATGAGGTCAACAACCCTCTGGCGGTCATTTACGAAAAGGCGGGTCTTGCCCAGGATCTTTTGAACATGGGCAAGGTGTGCGGCGAAGACAAGGACAGGCAGAGACTGAGCGCCCTGCTTGAAAGTATTGAAAGCACCGTTGAGCGGGCGCGCGGCATTACACACAGGCTGCTGGGCTTTGCCCGGCGCATGGAGGCCAACCGTCAGGCTCTGCATATTGAGGAAGTGATCACGGAAACTCTGGGCTTTCTTGAACGGGAGGCCAAGAACCGTGGCGTAAAGTTTGAAACCGAACTGCCCGCCAACCTGCCCGAAATCGTATCGGACAGGGGCCAGTTGCAGCAGGTTTTTCTCAATATTGTGGGCAACGCGCTTGATGCGCTGGCTGGTAGCGAGGGCGGATCGCAGAAGCCGCAGGGCGAAGAGCGGTTTGTCAAAATCAGCTGCCAGGGCCAGGGAAGATACATGCTGGTGAGTGTGGAAGACAACGGCAAGGGTATGTCGCCTGACGTGCTCAGGCATATATTCGAGCCGTTCTATTCCACCAAAAAAGACAAGGGAACCGGGCTTGGCATGTTTATCACCTATGGCATTGTGCGTAAGCTTGGCGGCGAAATTCATGTGCAAAGCGAAGAAGGGCGGGGCAGCATCGTGCGTATAACCCTGCCGCTTACTCCGCCAGATGTCGCAGTGGAGGTGTAG
- a CDS encoding response regulator transcription factor encodes MGDIPGEIYRILLVDDHKLLMEGVRSLLAPYGHLRVVGMAQNGGEAVALAASLQPHLLVLDLGMPGMNGLETGRAVLEVRPKTRILVYTGHEDQRWLPELIDLGIMGHVRKSEAPGVLLRAIESVRQGEIFLSFPDPGGRVAAMLRQRREAADTANADAGADLSALSPREKEIFRLLADGKSVKTIAAELYISPKTVETHKYNLLTKLQAGSVGDLVKIAIRHGLVKV; translated from the coding sequence ATGGGTGATATTCCGGGCGAAATCTACCGCATCCTGCTGGTGGACGATCACAAGCTGCTTATGGAGGGCGTGCGCAGTCTGCTTGCGCCCTATGGGCATCTGCGTGTTGTGGGCATGGCGCAAAACGGTGGCGAGGCCGTGGCTCTGGCCGCTTCGCTGCAACCCCACCTGCTGGTGCTCGACCTTGGCATGCCCGGCATGAATGGCCTTGAAACCGGGCGCGCCGTGCTTGAGGTGCGGCCCAAGACGCGCATTCTCGTTTATACCGGGCATGAGGACCAGCGCTGGCTGCCAGAGCTTATTGATCTTGGCATCATGGGCCATGTGCGCAAATCTGAGGCCCCCGGTGTGCTGTTGCGGGCCATCGAGAGCGTGCGACAGGGCGAAATTTTTCTGAGTTTCCCCGATCCCGGCGGGCGTGTGGCCGCCATGCTGCGCCAGCGGCGTGAGGCGGCTGATACGGCCAATGCCGATGCCGGGGCTGATCTGAGTGCGCTTTCGCCGCGCGAAAAAGAGATTTTTCGTCTGCTGGCAGATGGCAAAAGTGTGAAGACAATTGCCGCAGAACTGTATATCAGCCCCAAGACTGTGGAAACCCACAAATACAACCTGCTTACCAAGTTGCAGGCTGGTTCGGTGGGGGATCTGGTCAAGATTGCCATACGCCACGGTTTGGTGAAGGTGTAG
- a CDS encoding response regulator, whose translation MALRILLADDEKEFVDTLAERLSLRGYAPYVVYDGISALQAATPEMPDVVVLDLFMPGLPGDEVLRRLKVLYPHLPVILLTGHEAVDDNGTNPVAQAFACLTKPLSFNVFLETLQAAAREGKECAANGAGHE comes from the coding sequence ATGGCATTGCGCATACTTCTGGCTGACGACGAAAAGGAATTTGTGGACACCCTGGCAGAGCGTCTTTCGCTTCGCGGATACGCGCCTTACGTGGTCTACGACGGTATCAGCGCCCTTCAGGCCGCAACGCCTGAAATGCCCGATGTCGTGGTGCTTGACCTCTTCATGCCCGGTCTGCCGGGTGATGAAGTGCTGCGCCGCCTCAAGGTGCTGTACCCCCATCTGCCGGTTATTCTGCTTACCGGGCACGAGGCTGTGGACGACAACGGCACAAACCCCGTGGCACAGGCCTTTGCCTGCCTTACAAAGCCTTTGAGTTTCAACGTGTTTCTGGAAACGCTGCAGGCCGCGGCGCGTGAAGGCAAGGAATGTGCAGCCAACGGAGCAGGCCATGAATGA
- a CDS encoding DUF1634 domain-containing protein — MTTDLKNDIKASPAQLRYADTLFYGALLGFVTMLITYALYVTGVLTPQIPLEEMPRLWSQSAAAYRAAGNIPQGWGWVALVGKGDLCNFIGIAFLAALTIFCFVQLAIGLLRQKQWIMAIIAILEVLVLSLAASGVLVAGGH; from the coding sequence ATGACCACCGATCTGAAGAACGACATAAAGGCCTCCCCTGCGCAGCTGCGCTATGCCGATACCCTGTTCTACGGCGCTCTGCTTGGTTTTGTGACCATGCTGATTACCTACGCTCTCTACGTGACGGGCGTGCTGACGCCGCAGATTCCGCTGGAAGAAATGCCCCGTCTGTGGAGCCAGAGCGCTGCCGCTTACCGTGCCGCAGGCAACATTCCTCAAGGTTGGGGCTGGGTTGCCCTTGTGGGGAAGGGAGATCTGTGCAATTTCATTGGTATCGCTTTTCTTGCGGCACTCACCATCTTCTGCTTCGTGCAGCTTGCCATTGGTCTGCTGCGGCAAAAGCAGTGGATCATGGCGATAATTGCCATACTTGAAGTGCTGGTGCTCAGCCTTGCGGCTTCGGGCGTGCTGGTGGCTGGCGGCCATTAA
- the mgtE gene encoding magnesium transporter, translated as MADLHNEKFRPLPAEQSGTQQSGAAQPQPASPASLSGSNISSARTTSAVSDQTHDLDDDFSVEFPDAEFVHPADMADHLENLSLEKQVSTLSRMSKEDAAEALAELDENMAVDVLENLDDDVAAQIIAEMSPDDAADVLDELDEDHRDALLEKLDREDSEELRSLLNFDPDSAGGVMNTELILLEKNFTADEAIAHIRSEMADKESPYYAYVVDEQQVLVGVLSLRDLMLARPGTLVGEAVAGQSVVSVTYDTDEREVASLLSHYNYLAMPVVDNEGHILGVVTYDDIMDIMHEEASADMLGMVGADPEESVDTPWLESVRKRLPWLFVNMINSALSASVVYMFEGSIAQMAVLAVLMPMVANQAGNTGQQALAVMIRQLATDRFDQKKAWMAVVREGKIGIVTGFAMAVVAFFAAWWFTGMAIVGGVMGGALMCDMLLGAVAGGSIPLIFRALGRDPAQASSIFLTTITDGAGFFIFLGLASLFIL; from the coding sequence ATGGCTGATCTGCACAACGAAAAATTCCGTCCCTTGCCTGCTGAGCAGTCCGGCACTCAACAGTCTGGCGCTGCACAGCCGCAACCAGCCTCCCCTGCGTCTTTGTCTGGCAGCAATATTTCTTCCGCCAGAACAACTTCTGCCGTTTCAGATCAGACCCATGATCTGGATGACGATTTTTCAGTGGAATTTCCTGATGCAGAATTTGTGCATCCGGCCGACATGGCCGACCACCTTGAGAACCTGAGCCTTGAAAAGCAGGTCAGCACGCTGAGCCGCATGTCCAAGGAAGACGCCGCCGAGGCGTTGGCCGAGCTGGACGAAAACATGGCTGTGGACGTGCTGGAAAATCTGGACGACGACGTGGCCGCCCAGATTATCGCCGAAATGTCGCCCGATGACGCCGCCGACGTGCTGGACGAGCTGGACGAAGACCACCGCGATGCCCTGCTGGAAAAGCTCGACCGCGAAGATTCGGAAGAATTGCGCAGCCTGCTCAATTTTGATCCGGATTCCGCGGGCGGTGTCATGAACACCGAGCTCATCCTGCTGGAAAAGAACTTTACGGCGGATGAGGCCATTGCCCACATCCGCAGCGAAATGGCCGACAAGGAAAGCCCCTATTACGCCTATGTGGTGGACGAGCAGCAGGTGCTTGTGGGTGTGCTTTCGCTGCGCGACCTCATGCTTGCGCGGCCGGGAACCCTTGTGGGTGAAGCCGTTGCGGGGCAGAGCGTGGTGAGTGTTACCTACGACACCGACGAGCGCGAAGTTGCCAGTCTTCTCTCGCACTATAATTATCTGGCCATGCCCGTTGTGGACAACGAGGGGCACATTCTCGGCGTGGTAACCTATGACGATATCATGGACATCATGCACGAGGAAGCCAGCGCCGACATGCTGGGCATGGTGGGTGCTGACCCGGAAGAAAGCGTGGATACCCCGTGGCTTGAGAGTGTGCGCAAGCGTCTGCCCTGGCTGTTTGTAAACATGATCAATTCTGCGCTTTCCGCCTCTGTGGTGTACATGTTCGAAGGGTCCATCGCGCAGATGGCCGTGCTGGCCGTACTTATGCCCATGGTGGCAAACCAGGCGGGCAATACCGGGCAGCAGGCCTTGGCGGTTATGATCCGCCAGTTGGCTACTGACCGTTTTGACCAGAAAAAAGCCTGGATGGCCGTGGTGCGTGAGGGCAAGATTGGCATTGTCACCGGTTTTGCCATGGCCGTGGTGGCCTTTTTCGCGGCCTGGTGGTTTACCGGCATGGCCATTGTTGGCGGGGTCATGGGCGGGGCGCTCATGTGCGACATGCTTCTTGGCGCTGTGGCTGGCGGCTCTATTCCTCTTATTTTCAGGGCTCTTGGGCGCGATCCTGCTCAGGCTTCGAGCATTTTTCTTACGACCATCACTGACGGCGCAGGTTTTTTTATCTTTTTAGGCCTGGCCTCTCTGTTCATTTTATAA
- the nadC gene encoding carboxylating nicotinate-nucleotide diphosphorylase, whose product MFTPWAAFFSPEGQRLLQKSIDLALEEDGPEMTALGLFASDASMNAVIRAKEDTLVVGLPVIGAVFKNLGAPFTWRALVREASHVASMTEVAHISAPATAMLKAERVILNFITHLSGIANLTSCYVRELEGTGVRLLDTRKTTPGLRWPEKYAVQAGGGHNHRKNLTEMLMLKDNHIDAAGSITAAVATLRARYTPCPPIEVECRTLDHVREAVEARADRIMMDNMDGQRLSQALALVPEAIETEVSGGVRLDTIRALALTEPRRPDFISVGRLTHSAVSADFSMTLRAV is encoded by the coding sequence ATGTTCACGCCCTGGGCCGCATTTTTCTCTCCGGAAGGTCAGCGGCTGCTTCAAAAATCCATCGACCTCGCCCTTGAGGAAGACGGCCCCGAAATGACCGCCCTCGGTCTTTTCGCCTCCGATGCCTCCATGAACGCAGTCATTCGCGCCAAGGAAGACACACTTGTGGTGGGTCTGCCGGTTATTGGCGCTGTTTTCAAAAATCTTGGCGCGCCCTTTACGTGGCGTGCCCTGGTCAGGGAAGCAAGCCATGTTGCGTCCATGACAGAAGTAGCCCACATCAGCGCCCCTGCCACGGCCATGCTCAAGGCAGAGCGCGTCATTCTCAATTTTATCACCCACCTTTCGGGAATTGCCAACCTCACTTCCTGCTATGTGCGGGAACTGGAGGGCACAGGCGTACGCCTGCTCGACACGCGCAAGACCACACCCGGCCTGCGCTGGCCCGAAAAATACGCGGTGCAGGCGGGCGGCGGTCACAACCACCGCAAAAACCTCACCGAAATGCTCATGCTCAAGGACAACCACATTGATGCCGCTGGTTCCATTACCGCCGCAGTGGCTACGCTCAGGGCGCGTTACACGCCCTGCCCGCCCATTGAGGTGGAATGCCGCACGCTCGACCATGTGCGTGAGGCTGTGGAAGCCCGGGCAGACCGCATCATGATGGACAACATGGACGGCCAGCGTCTTTCGCAGGCCCTTGCCCTTGTGCCCGAGGCCATCGAAACCGAAGTCAGCGGCGGCGTGCGGCTTGATACCATCCGCGCTCTGGCGCTTACAGAACCCCGCAGGCCAGACTTCATTTCGGTCGGCCGGCTCACCCATTCCGCGGTGTCGGCTGATTTCAGCATGACCCTGCGGGCCGTGTAG
- a CDS encoding sulfite exporter TauE/SafE family protein: MAFDFQRTPNSGAVNFVVKFILLPVALCLWLSCPASAQADKTLPAATAVSAQTDSAAQQAPAFVAVASAETSVQAAPAATQTAGQALEAAAIDNHPWWYWPLALLFFCFILGVIAVMAGVGGGVLFVPLVSGFFPFHLDFVRGAGLMVALAGALAAGPGLLRRNFANLRLALPVALIASACAIVGAMLGLALPTNVIQTCLGATILGIAVLLLLSKNSVRPVVTTQDAVGLALGMNGVFLEPSTGEVVEWKTHRTLAGLLLFIAIGIMAGMFGLGAGWANVPVLNLLMGAPLKVAVGTSKFLLSITDTSAAWVYLNQGCVIPLMAVPSIVGLMLGSVVGVRLLAKAKPKFIRYMVIGVLFFSGAKALMKGLGW, encoded by the coding sequence ATGGCTTTTGATTTCCAAAGAACCCCGAACAGCGGGGCTGTGAATTTCGTGGTAAAGTTCATTCTGCTGCCCGTGGCATTGTGCCTGTGGCTGAGCTGCCCGGCTTCGGCCCAGGCAGACAAAACGCTTCCGGCTGCAACAGCCGTGAGCGCTCAGACGGATAGCGCCGCCCAGCAGGCCCCGGCATTTGTGGCAGTGGCAAGCGCTGAAACATCGGTGCAGGCTGCGCCCGCCGCAACCCAGACTGCTGGTCAGGCTCTTGAGGCTGCCGCCATCGATAACCACCCTTGGTGGTACTGGCCGCTGGCGCTGCTGTTCTTCTGCTTTATTCTCGGCGTTATCGCCGTTATGGCAGGCGTGGGCGGCGGCGTGCTGTTTGTGCCGCTGGTAAGCGGGTTCTTCCCCTTCCACCTCGACTTTGTGCGCGGTGCTGGCCTTATGGTGGCCCTTGCGGGCGCGCTTGCTGCCGGTCCCGGTCTTTTGCGCCGTAACTTTGCCAACCTGCGTCTGGCCCTGCCTGTGGCGCTGATTGCCTCTGCCTGCGCCATTGTGGGCGCCATGCTCGGCCTGGCTCTGCCCACCAATGTTATTCAGACCTGCCTTGGCGCGACCATTCTTGGTATTGCCGTGCTGCTGCTGCTCTCCAAAAACTCTGTGCGCCCCGTGGTTACCACCCAGGACGCAGTGGGTCTGGCGCTTGGCATGAACGGCGTATTTCTTGAGCCCAGCACCGGTGAAGTTGTGGAATGGAAAACCCACCGCACTCTGGCCGGCCTGCTGTTGTTCATCGCCATCGGTATCATGGCCGGCATGTTTGGCCTTGGTGCTGGCTGGGCCAACGTACCCGTGCTCAACCTGCTCATGGGCGCACCCCTCAAGGTGGCCGTGGGTACCTCCAAATTCCTGCTTTCCATCACCGATACTTCTGCCGCCTGGGTTTATCTGAACCAGGGTTGCGTTATTCCGCTCATGGCCGTGCCTTCCATCGTGGGCCTCATGCTCGGCTCTGTGGTGGGCGTACGCTTGCTTGCCAAGGCCAAGCCCAAGTTCATCCGCTACATGGTTATTGGCGTGCTCTTCTTCTCTGGGGCCAAAGCCCTCATGAAGGGTCTCGGTTGGTAA